The nucleotide sequence AAGCTAAGCTAAGCATTTCTCACATAACTATGGTGACGATCTTGACTAATTCTAATTCCGCAGGCACTCCCACCAATTTCGACGACGTACTAGCCGCATTCCAGGCTGATGTCCCCGCTGTCGTGATCGTGACTCTCAATGCGCCTCGGGCCACCGACAGCCCCTTTGCGGCCCCCATTTCTCCGCCCCGCCTCATGGCGGACTGCAACGCCAACGTCGTCAAGGCCATGAAACAATTCGGTGTCCGCAAGACGGTCATCCTGCAGGCCTTTGGCGTCGGCGAGTCCTGGGGCAACATGCACTGCGTGCTGCGCCTGCTTATGAGCAAGTCCAACATGTGCCATCAGTACGAGGACCACGACCACACCGACCGCGAGGTGCGCGAGAGCGGCGTCGACTTTGTCATGGTCCGCCCCTCGCGTCTGGTCGAGA is from Aspergillus chevalieri M1 DNA, chromosome 8, nearly complete sequence and encodes:
- a CDS encoding uncharacterized protein (COG:S;~EggNog:ENOG410PVT8;~InterPro:IPR036291,IPR016040;~PFAM:PF02254,PF13460), coding for MRVLVIGGSGRCGKLVIEELLNRGHQVTTLARNPATMGDARPGLKIVKGTPTNFDDVLAAFQADVPAVVIVTLNAPRATDSPFAAPISPPRLMADCNANVVKAMKQFGVRKTVILQAFGVGESWGNMHCVLRLLMSKSNMCHQYEDHDHTDREVRESGVDFVMVRPSRLVETDQTEVKVWPNDGKGVCLMASTSRISVARWLVDAAETTKWDNTAPMITN